GCTTCTTTCACTACCAACCAAATTGTAGTGAAATGATTTCTCTTAATCATTTTTTTTTTCTTAAACTATTATCTGCTTAGAAACTATCATATGAAACTATTGGTTTGACACGACGACTATCTAAAATTCATAACATGAAAATAAATAAATAAATAATATTAATTTTTGGTTTTCACCGCAAAAAAATTCAAAAAATCAAAAATTTTAACCGAATAAACTAAAATGAATATTAATTTAAAATAATAATTATATTTTAGAAGATTAAAAACCAAAACAAAAACCACTATCCAAATTAAACAGATTTAATGTCTTTTTATTAAAAATAACAAAACTAATAATCACATCATGCGCAAGACGCATATTATTACCTAGTTATAACAATTAATTGGAAAGCTCTCATATGAGCGACACGTCAGCAGAAATCACTTAAATGACTTCTCAACTACTATATATGGGGATGGGGATTATCAATTTATATAATGTAATCTATGATATTTAATTTTTTCTATAAATAAATTATATTAATTCATCTATATTTAAGATGTTTAATTGTATGTTTGGAAACTTATATTAGATTGGGTTATTTTAGGGTTAGTTTCCGCTTAAAACTTTATTTAAATAAATAAAAATTAAAAACCATCAACCAATCAAATTATAACAATTAATTGAAAATATCTTCTATGAGCGATACGTCAGTAGAAATCACTTAAGTGACTTCTCAATTAATATATAGGGGATATCCTGCAATTAATAAAACTGCAAATAAAAGTGTACCACGTTATATTATCCACTTTATCCTGCACCATTTATTCCGCTGTTATCATTAGAAGTTTGAGTAACAATGTGTGATTTTTTTTGGTAAGGTGTGGTTTGCTTTGATTATTTACTTAACTTTTTAAAAAGTTACTGTATTTTCAGTTTTTGTGTTTTGCAATTTCACCAGTTTTATGTTTATACTAAAATGAATAAAATTATAATTACGTTATAGAGTTTATTGCAAACAAAAAAATGAAAATACTGTAATTAGTGTTTAATATAAGTCTTTTTAAAATACATAGGTGATGATTGTTAGTTAGGTTTCTAGATTTTGGTTTTTGGTTTTTGATTTTTAGTTTTTTGTTTTTGAATTTTAGATTTTAATTTCTCGTTTTTGATTTTGTAGTAGATTTTATTTTTTTGAAAAACATGAATGGTAATTTTAGATTTTGATTTTTAGGTTTTGATTTTTTCTTTTAAAATATAGGATGAAAATATTATCAATAGTAAAATATTCTTTACAGAAATAATAAAATATAAAATATCATTACCAAAACACACATCAGCTTATTTAAAAAAAAATTAAAAACAAAATAATATAATTTTATGTTTAAACATCAAATTAAAATTTTAATTCATTGTTTAAACATAAGTTATATATATATATATATATATATATATATATATATATATACTTTATTTTATAAACTTGTATATATAATATATTTAGAAATACGTACATATAAAGATTTAAGTAAAATGTGTAAACATATTTTTTTTAAAAAAAAATTACCATAACTATAATATATATATATATATATTCATTAATGGTTAAGTACAAAAATTTAATTCTATGTGTATAATTTTAACTATATATTTTAAAATTTTAGAATTAAATAATTGTTGATAAATAATATTTAAAATTAAAAATTAAAAATTTAACGAAAATTTACAATATTTATAAAATTGTGGCAAATATAATTATACACATATGGCAATATTTAGATTATGATTTTTTAGATATTATTTATTTGATTATTCTGTAAATATTAGGTTCTTATAAATTATTTTAAGTAAATGTGACCTAAATCAAAAAATAGGCTGGAACTATATTGTTGAAACTAAAGTTCAAAAACTATGAACATATATACATATAATAATCATATATTTATGTGTATGTGATTGTGAATATTACATAGTACTGTCATACGGTAAACACCAAGTAGAATATGTATTTGTTCTATTATTGATCTTTTGAATATATTTCTTATATTAATATTTATTAAATAAGAGTATTTATAATTTCAAAAAAATATACAAAATCATCGTTAGGCCATAAAACTAGAAAACTTGGATTTTGGCTTTTGCTTAGAAATAAGTAGTTATTCTGGAAACTAGTTTTCCTAAATTTTAAGAAATCTAAAACTCAAAAATCTTGATTGGGTCAAAAATGGTTTTTTGAAAAATCAAAAACCAAAATCTGTTTCAAAAATTACAAACAATCATCTTCGTAATGTTAATTAATGTTCAGATGGTCCACAATATATAAACATTAATTAATATCATGTAGATAAAATATTAATAGATGCATTTGTTTCAACTAAAAGAAAATTATTAACAATACGTGTGGTTCACAACTAACCACATCTTCTTAATTTTAGATGTGATCCAAGAGGATATATGTATTTTTACTTTCTTTTTTTTTTAATTTTTTTTAATGAGAAAAAATAAAATAAGAGAAAAAAGTTATTGAATAGTAACACATTTTTTACTCTGCATTACGTTATGCTCGGCCCGCCATACATATTCAAAACCTTAGGTTTCAAATGTTTACAAACTGCACCACACCACACCACACCACACCACATTTAATAGTAACTACATATACATAGATATATATATGTTTTTTTTTCTACTATTAAGACTGCACTGTAATTGTTAGGCATGTTGCCCTCCAGATTTATTATGCCAATAAAATTTTGATTTGGTCAGAAAAATCTAGTTTTAGTTTAGAGTTTTGTGTGTTTTCTCGTATAAAATTTTTATGTTTGACATTTTTCCTATAGATAACTTATAAAAATTAAATGAATTTGTATGAACGGATAAAAATCCAAAAAGTGCGAATGGACCAAAACCTAATGAACAAAATAATTTTTTTGACAAAGCGGAGCAGGTAATACGTAAATAGTTACGAATATTTGAACTTTCGAATACTTACAATTTCACAAATAATAACGGATCAAAATTGAATATCAAAGCGGATCACGGACATTTAGAATTTTCTGAATATCCACTCTGCTCAACTCCACTCATCCTCACTTGTTTGCTAGAGGAGTAAACAAAAGTTTGGAAGCACGTTGGCTAAAAGCCAAGCAAAAGAAAACATGCAACAGTTTTGTTAATATACACAGACAGTTCACGACGTTTTATTATGGAAAACAGCGCAACGTTCACTGTTTTAGATCCAAACATCGTGCTGTCGTTTTCAGAGATAATTGAAACAAGACAACATCTATGTTCTCTGAAATCTACAAAAAGAAAAATCCCATTTCCAAATCCAATCAGACAGTAAGTCCTTTCAGAAATGGAAGCAAAGAAGAGGCATGAATATGCTGCGGATTTATCTTCCATAAAGGAAGCTAATGAACGTATCAAGCCGTACATACACAAAACTCCAGTGCTAACATCTGAGTCCTTGAATTCAATCTCTGGAAGAAGCTTGTTCTTTAAGTGCGAGTGCTTTCAGAAAGGGTGAGGCTTTGCTTATTATCTTCTTAAAGTTTCTCTCTTTTTGTTCTCAGTATTAAGTAATCCCTTCTCTGTTTATTGTGTGAAAAACAAGTGGAGCTTTCAAGTTTCGTGGAGCATGCAATGCTGTCTTGGCTCTTGGTGCTGAACAAGCAGCCAAAGGGGTTGTAACACACAGCAGGTTCTCTACTATCTTCTTGATTTGTGTGTTTATAGCTAATGATACACTTAGTAGTAATTGTATTCACTTGTTAGTCTCTTGCTTGCTGTTGAGTTTTGTTGTACCAGTGGAAACCATGCTGCTGCGTTGTCTTTGGCTGCGAAGATGCAGGGGATCCCTGCGTATATCGTTGTACCAAAAGGTGCTCCGAAGTGCAAAGTAGATAATGTGATCCGTTATGGTGGTAAGGTTATATGGAGTGAAGCAACAATGTCTTCTAGAGAGGAAGTAGCTTCCAGAGTTTTGCAGGAAACAGGTTCTGTTCTCATCCACCCATATAATGATGGACGCATCATAAGGTACTTCGCTTTTCTTGATACTAATGATTCAAAAATTGTATGAATCTTCAAATCTTATGCATAGTTCTTTGAACAGTGGTCAGGGTACTGTTGCGTTGGAACTGTTGGAGCAAATCCAAGAGATTGACACTATAATTGTGCCGATAAGCGGGGGTGGTTTGATCTCTGGTGTGGCGCTGGCTGCTAAGTCAATTAAGCCGAGCATCCGGATTATAGCAGCTGAACCAAAAGGAGCTGATGATGCGGCTCAGTCTAAGGTTGCTGGTAGAATCATCACTTTACCTGTGACTAATACCATAGCGGATGGCCTTCGTGCTTCTCTAGGAGACTTAACATGGTACCTCTAATCCTTAATTCTATAGAACATAAAATGTTTTCTGAAAACATGTTTTTTTTTTCTTTCTATTAGGCCGGTAGTGAGAGATATGGTAGATGATGTTGTAGTTTTGGAGGATAGGGAGATAATTGAAGCCATGAGAATGTGTTATGAAATGCTGAAAGTCTGTGTGGAACCAAGTGGTGCCATTGGCCTAGCAGCAGTTTTATCAACTAGTTTCCGTAGCAATCCTTGTTGGAAAGATTGTAAAAATATAGGGATTGTACTCTCAGGAGGTAATGTCGATTTGGGTGTTCTGTGGGATTCATTTAAGAGTTCAGTGTAATTAAACATCTTGGTTACTGCATTTGTTTCACTACTTCTTCGATATCGATGTGAGAATTGTCTGTAGAATTTTGAACAAAAGGATTCATGTTCTTGCAAGAAACTCCGCCTTAGTACAGAGTCCAAAGAGAAGAAAGCAATGTGTTGTAGAGTTTATTGCTTTTATGGATTGTCTCTTGGCACATGGATCATCTTCTTCTTTTGGTATCACCTTACCTCTTATGTGCTACACTAAATGCTCTAATAAGATCTCTGAGGAGACAATGTATTTTATTTCTACAAGCATTATCTCCTAGCCTAACCTTCTTTTCAGTTTGTATAGCATACTGCTGTCTTTGTCACGACGATTGCTTGAGGATTCGTAAACAGACAAATAAATGTATTATAAACTCTTCGCCCTTAAAAGAAGTAAAAGAAACATAGAATTGGTAGAACCTAGATTTCTAACAGACAGTAGTTGTTACTTGTTAAAGAAAAAACAGCACGGTGGTGTCATAAAACTATAACCCAAAAAGATCGTTATACTGCCGCAACTGAAACTCCCAGCCCTAGAGAGGATCAACGCATAGTCTTGACCACTTCAGTTTCAAACCATGGCATAGACATTGGGTAACTTGAACGCTCAGAAGGCATTGGCTGATTATGCAGAATCCTGATAAGAAGCTTGAAGCAGAATCTATCATCCGAGGCATCGCCTGTGGTTGTCTTTGGTGGCTCTTATGGTGGAAGTAAGCTCACACCCACTTCTCTTAGTGGAATGATAACTTCTAATTGGTTAACTATCATTCCTTATAAACTATGTTATGTTGTGTGTTATGTCTTGGGACAGTGCTTCCGGCGTGGTTCAGGTTCAAGTATCCCACATATGTAGGAGATGGATTACATCCCTCCACAAGGCCCATCGAATAACAAGGTCTAGCCCATCGAATTACAAGGTCTAGCCCAACAAGCTGCAATTTTATTCGCCTCGGCGAGTAAAGTTGTCAGCTAGGTCCTAGAGTGCTTTTAGCCGATGACCAAGCCGACCAAAAGCACCCGGCTCGGAGGAACTCCACCAAAGCCCGTATATTCGGCCTTCTCAAGTTAAGGCCCAAAAGGAGACCGGATTTAGAGCACACAAGGACGGAAATCCTATAAAGGGAGAGGAGGCAACAACAAGAAGGAGATCAACACTTTTACACACACACTAAGCGGCTAGATCTAGGGTTTCAATCTCTCTTTACTTCTAATCGCTTGTATCTCTTCCGGTTAGCTCTATGAGCTCCGGTTTGCCTCATTAATTTCTTATCACCCTTGTAACCCTCTGATCAGATCTAATTAAACGTCTTTAGTCATCCCATTTTTGAGTTCTTTCAACCTAGTCGATTGAATCCCGTACAAACGATTGGCCCCACCGTGGGGCTGGCTAAAGTAACGTTCTAGGTCTACATGGCTCAAGATGACGCCACCTTNNNNNNNNNNNNNNNNNNNNNNNNNNNNNNNNNNNNNNNNNNNNNNNNNNNNNNNNNNNNNNNNNNNNNNNNNNNNNNNNNNNNNNNNNNNNNNNNNNNNCCCGCAGACTTCATGAGCTCCGTCATGGCTCGATTCGCTCGACAAGATGAAGTTCAAAAGGCGACCAACGACCAGCTAGCTGCTTTGGTCGCAGCACTCACCGCTCCAGACGGCCAAACAAGCCGTCCCCAGATGATACGCTGTCGCCTATTCAACACAAACCCTACGACGACGGGTGGTGACCACATCTCAGATGACTCGGAACCTAACGAAACCTTTCCCGCCGATGCTCCCCAGATAGGACCAGATCTCGCAACCATACGCGATATCGCCGAGCTCAAACTCAGCTTTCAGCAAATGAGCTCGTAGATCCATCAAGCTACCAGTGCGGCTCCACAGATCGAGAGTGTACTCGCTGCAACCTCGCGAACCCCTTTTACTAGCGCACTAACCAATGTGAAAATCAGGAAGATAGAGAAGCTGCGCCTACCAGAGTACAAGCCCGGCGGAGACCCGGTGGAACACATGACGGCTTTCAATATCGAGATGGCACGGGCTCGACTCTCCGATGAAGAAAGGGATGCAGGCTACTGTCAACTGTTTGTCGAGACTCTCCACGAGCAAGCCCTGACCTTGTTCTCTCAACTAGAGGAGAACTCAATCGGAAACTTCCGTGACTTATCAGCGGCTTTCCTCAAGATGTACATTATGTTCACAAAGCGCAATGCTACTGCTTCTAGCCTGTGGAACCTCAACCAAACCAAAGATCATAGCCTCCGCGACTACATGGAGCAGTTCAAAGCAGTAGTCTCGAGGATTGCAATCCCAGATGACATCGCTATCGATGCCCTGAGAAACACATTGTGGTTCTGCTCTAAGTTCCGAGAAGATCTATACCAAAATCCAACCACCTCGCTCCAAGACGCTATCGCTCGTTCTCACAACTTCATCCTAATTGAAGAAGATACAAAGGCGATCATCAGCAAGATGAACGCGGCGAAAACGCCAGCGACTAAAAATGCCGACACGCAAGCAGAACCGCGTCAGCATGCTCCTAGCGATAAGAACAGCCGTAAAGACGGTTACATGTATATCGTCAAAGAGAACAACGTACCGATTTCGACCATGGTAGTCCGAGGAGAAGGGTGGAACAAATGGGTAAGAGAGCTCGACTCATCTGGCGAACCAACTGATACTGTCTGCGTGACTCAACCTGCAGTGGCAGCAGGTCCGACAGCAGGCCCTTCCAGAACCGTCGATCTCTCCAAACATTGCAAATATCACGACGTCAAAGGGCATGATACGATGGAGTGTAAATCACTCTATGCGCACTATCTCTCGTCTCTCGCCAGCGGCGACTTCAAATTCGAGCCCCTAAAAGCTAAGCCCAAAAACGGCAAAAGCTGGAGCAAGAATAAAGAGAGAAGAGCCCAGCGCAAAGCTACCGGCAAAGGCCGACAAAACGAAACACAGCAGCAAGATGAAGAAAAGGCCCCCAAGGACGACGGTGAAGACGACTCCTCTGCTGACGAAGAACAGCCGGCTAACCGCAGGTGCATAGAGGTTATACTTTCTCAACAAACCTTATCGTCAGACGACGAGAACGACGACGCGCCTATACCCGGAGATCTGAGAGATGTTCTCAAACGAAAGCTTGAGTCGAAGGACGACAACAGCTCCGAAAATACTTATCTTCGGCTAACGCTGAACGCAAGGAAGTCTCAGCGTATCTCGACCGGTGATCCTGATCCCAAAGAGCATATGACACGTCTCAGCGGCGATCTTCGAGACAAACTCACCGCCAGCATGTGCGATCTTCGCGTTCTCCTCAACCGCTCGAAGCCGACAGATCTCCGGAGACAGTTGGAACAAACTAAGACGCCAGACAACCCTACGCTGTCGCAAAACGACGACAACGCATCAGCTGACCTGCACGCCTTTTTAAACTCCAAGCGAGTAAAAACAAAACAGCGACTAAACGTCATTATGGGCGGTTCTCCTCCCTGTGGAAATTCTGTTCGCTCCGTCAAGGATTACCGCCGGCAGGTCACGACTTCGCACAGGTGGCCAACTAGATCACCAAATCATCCTCCGATAACCTTCTCGCCTGATGACACCGCCGGGATTCACATCCCCCACAACGATCATCTTCTTGTCGTTCTCGGAATTGGAGAGTATGACGTCACGAAAGTACTTATCGATACGAGAAGCTCCGTTGATCTCATCTTCCTAGGAACGCTGCAAAAGATGGGAGTGGACCTCGACGACATTAAGGCATCATCCAGAACATTAACCGGCTTCAATGGATCTTCTGAAACGATACTGGGGACGATCCGTCTTCCAGTACGTGCATGCGGTGTTACTCGAACAATCAAGTTCGCTGTTGTAAGCACGAAGGCACCTTATCATGCGATACTTGGAACCCCGTGGATACACTCGATGCAAGCAATCCCGTCTACTTACCACCAATGCATCAAGTTTTCCGGTACGGACGACGCAATTAAAACGTTGCGAGGAGATCAGAAGGCCGCCCGAGACCTATTGATCGCCACTGTTAAGCTCCAATGTTCTTCTCTACCTGTCAACTCTGTCTCTCCCCCGATCTCCAAAGTTTGCCCCCAGAAAGACGAAGTTCTTGAGTTGCCCATCGACGACACAGACCCGAACCGAACGGCACGAATCAGTGCATATCTATCTAAGGATATGCAGCGGTCGATCCTCGACTTCCTCAAGGAGAATGTATCTACGTTCGCATGGTCCATGGCGGACATGAAAGGAATTAACCCAGCGATAACAACGCACGAGCTTAATGTCGACCCAACCTTCAAGCCCATTCGACAAAAGAGACGAAAGCTTGGTCTTGACAGGTCTAAAGCTGTGAACGAAGAGGTCGAACGGCTACTCGGTGCCGGCTCAATCGCTGAGGTACGTTACCCTGAGTGGTTAGCAAACTCAGTGGTGGTCAAGAAGAAGAACGAGAAGTGGCGCGTCTGCGTCGACTTCACCGACCTAAATAAATCCTACCAAAAGGACAACTACCCTCTTCCCAATATCGACCGTCTAGTCGAATCCACCGCCGGGAATGAGATGATCACGTTCATGGATGATTTCTCCGGATACAATCAGATCATGATGCAGCCTGATGATCGCGAGAAAACGGCCTTTATCACAGATAGGGGAACCTACTGCTATAAGGTCATGCCGTTCGGCTTAAAGAACGCAGGGGCAACTTACCAACGACTCGCGAACAAAATGTTCGCAGATAAGCTGGGCGACACCATGGAAGTATACATTGATGACATGCTTGTTAAGTCGCTACACGCCGCCGATCACCTCCGCCATCTACGAGATTAGTTCGAAACTCTCAACAAGTATGACATGAAATTAAATCCGGCGAAGTGTACTTTTGGAGTTTCCTCAGGTGAATTCCTCGGTTACATCGTAACACAACGAGGAATCAAAGCCAACCCGAAGCAGATCTCAGCGGTCCTGAACCTCCCAAGTCCAAAAAACAGTAGAGAAGTCCAACGGCTCACGGGTCAGACTGATGCACTCAATCGGTTCATCTCTCGATCTACCGACAAGTGTGTACCATTCTACGATTTCCTACGCGGCAATAAGAAGTTTATCTGGGACGAGAAGTGCGAAGAAGCATTTTCTCAACTCAAACAATATCTGACACCACCGCCTGTACTCGCCAAGCTGGATGTCGGGGACGTTCTATCCCTTTACGTCGCGGTATCCCCCGCAGCAGTCAGCAGTGTTCTAATAAAGGAAGACCGCGGCGAGCAAAAGCCAGTCTTCTCCACAAGCAGGCGTATGACAGGACCAGAAACGCGATACCCAACTCTGGAGAAGATGGCGCTGGCCGTCGTCGAAGCGGCAAGAAAGCTCCGCCTGTATTTGCAGTCACATTCGGTGGAGGTACTGACCGACCAGCCCCTCCGAACAATACTTCAGAACACCAACCGGTCCGGAAGACTAACGAAGAGGGCTATCGAACTCGGTGAGCTTGATATCACTTACAAGAACCGAACGGCAGCAAAGTCCCAGGTCCTTGCGGATTTCTTAGTTGAACTGGCTCCGGAACTGGAGCAAGACTTCGCACTCCCGAACCCAAACTGGACCCTTCATGTTGACGGATCTTCAACCAACAAGGGCGCAGGGGCCGGGGTCCAGTTACAGTCCCCGACCGGAGAATTGATCAGACAGTCTTTTAGCTTCGGCTTCCCAGCGTCGAACAACGAGGCAGAATATGAATCTTTGATCGCCGGACTCCGCTAAGCGAAAACTGTCAAGGCCAAACGTCTAAGCGCCTACTGCGACTCACAGCTAGTCGCTAGTCAGTTCAGTGACGACTACGACGCCCGCAACGACCGAAGGGATGCTTACCTCAAGATATTCCAATGGTTAGCAGCAGAGTTCGAATTCTTCGAACTCATCAAAGTCCCCAGAGGAGAGAACGTCTGCACCGACGCCCTCGCAGCCCTTGGCAGCAAGCTTCGAGATCAGGTTAAACGAACCATCCCAATACACCGAATTGAGAAGCCAAGTATTGACACCTCGACCGACCAAACGATCATCGTGGCGCCGGTCACCGACCATGGGACTGGTCACGAGATCACCACGCCAGATACCGAAGGGTTCGACCCCGACTGGAGAACGGAGTTCATCGACTATCTTATCAGGGAAGAAATCCTAGCTGAGAAATGGGCTGCACGCCGACTAAAAACACGCAGTGCCCATTACGTCATCTTAGATGATGAACTCCATCGATGGACCGCGCGTAAGGTACTCCTTAAGTGCATTCATGGCGACGAAACCGTAAGAGTTATGGCTGAAACACACGAGAGCGCTGGAGGCAACCATTCAGGCTGTCAAGCCTTGGCAATCAAAGTGAGAAGCCTAGGCTTCTTCTGGCCGACGATGAACGCAGACTGCGAGTCCTACGCTAGACGTTGCGACAAATGCCATCGGCACGCACCAAGTATCCATTGCCCGACTAAAATGTTACGAACGACAACAACACCATATCCATTCATGCGATGGGCAATGGACATCATACGACCGCTTCCCAGTTCCCGACAACAACGTTTCGTTCTAGTCCTCACTGACTACTTCACGAAGTATATCGAGGCTGAAGCCTTCGCTCAAGTCACGGACAAAGAAGTCCGCGGCTTCGTATGGAAGAACATTATATGCCGCCACGGTCTACCTTATGAAATTGTTACTGATAACGGATCGCAGTTCATGTCATGCAACTTCAAAGAATTCTGCAGCAAATGGGACATCCGATTAAGCCCTTCCACCCCTCGCTACCCGCAAGGAAATGGCCAAGCGGAATCCTCCAACAAGCTTATCATTGACGGCATCAAGAAACGCCTAGATCTGAAGAAAGGAAATTGGTCCGATGAACTCGACAGAGTCCTGTGGAGTCACCGCACGACACCAAGAGGTTCGACTAAATCAACACCTTTCTCCCTTGCATACGGTGTCGAGGCTATAGCCCCTGCAGAGGTCAACGTTACAAGCCTCCAACGTTCGAAGATAGTACATAGTACTCAACATGGAGATGATGCTCGACGCCCTCGACGAGATCGAAGAGCGTAGGGACCAAGCTCTGCTCCGGATCCAAAACTATCAGCATCAAATAGAGAGCTACTATAACAAAAAGGTTCGGGCCAGACCCCTCGAACTCGGCGACTTCGTCATGCGTAAAGTGTTCGAGAACACTAAGGAACTTAACGCCGGCAAACTCGGCGTTAGATGGGAAGGACCTTACAAAATCGTCAAAGTCGTCAAACCAGGCGTCTACCGGCTTGAAACATCGTGCGGAGA
This genomic interval from Brassica oleracea var. oleracea cultivar TO1000 chromosome C2, BOL, whole genome shotgun sequence contains the following:
- the LOC106322763 gene encoding serine racemase; this encodes MEAKKRHEYAADLSSIKEANERIKPYIHKTPVLTSESLNSISGRSLFFKCECFQKGGAFKFRGACNAVLALGAEQAAKGVVTHSSGNHAAALSLAAKMQGIPAYIVVPKGAPKCKVDNVIRYGGKVIWSEATMSSREEVASRVLQETGSVLIHPYNDGRIISGQGTVALELLEQIQEIDTIIVPISGGGLISGVALAAKSIKPSIRIIAAEPKGADDAAQSKVAGRIITLPVTNTIADGLRASLGDLTWPVVRDMVDDVVVLEDREIIEAMRMCYEMLKVCVEPSGAIGLAAVLSTSFRSNPCWKDCKNIGIVLSGGNVDLGVLWDSFKSSV